The window AGGAGGAAAAGAAGATTATCATGAAAGGGCTGAACAGGTACCCTAAAGTGGAGAAGAAGTTCAAAGAGTATGGCTTAGGACGGACCATAGATGTTGGAGTGCTACAATAGCACCAAATTATGATGCCAATAGGTTCGGCCTttcctgaatctgaagaaaaaATTCCCATACTTGACCTTACAGAAGATTGcctaaaaaaaagaagaaaaagagggaaaagaaGGGCAAAGATAATAGAGAAGAGCCAGACAGTGAGGAAGAAAGGAGAGTGAAAAAGAAGGCCAAGAAGAAGACCGAAAAAGAGGAGTTGAAGAAGGCAAGATTGGAGTCCCTGGCTAATACAGAGAAATAGGAGGCAGCTATCCGAGCTAGGGCTGCAGGTGCTTCATCTAGCCCGGCTCCCACCACTGCTAGGCTAGATGCTCCTAATGGGGAGAAGACAGCAGATGATGCAGTACCAGGGTCAAAGACCCAGGATCCACATGCTTGACTATCTTTAGGTATACCCTCACccttagtgcattttatttttgaattttaagttgAGAGTATAGGGTAGattgttgttgtaacatattctGCAGATAACTAGGAGTAGTAATATTACTTGAGGTAGTAATCTTGcgttgtgatttttgagtacctctccacTGGTCTAATCTATTGTGTACTGTGTGCATCGCATCCATTGTGACCACGGTGTACCTTTTTATGGAATTAGTATGGCAACCGATGACCTGTGTTAAACAAGTGCATAAAATGGATAATTAGTGATATGCGAGATACTTATATGTcatgtgtaaggtcttactcattTATTGTTGTGCGTTGAATCTAGAAATTTTGTCTTGCCATGGTCAtagaataggagttaggaaaggaccataggccattttttattttagcccactttagccaaaATGATCTTCCTTATGTGCATAATATCTCTtaatccctgttttgagcctaattagcctatttctttctacgaCACCTCTAACGTTCCCATTtacatcacaataaacctgttttggccctggtcctccatGGATACTATACACCTTgaacagcctaagttgagggtggctatcataggggtacatgatacaaaatgagtatgaagagagaaagaataaaagaaaagaataaaaagttgggtaaggtgaaaaagaaataagaaatgagaaagttgtgtaaaagatgataaaaaaatattgtgataattgaaaagactgcatccatcttgagcatgtgtgatccataaaagagaggaagaaaataaggttgggagttgaaaccctatgagtttagtgtagtgtcaaggaggcatagtcactctaaaataccCATGAATAGCATACCATCCCCTatcctatgttacaagcttaagaaatgccctatagtgatcctaactgacctgtctgacgacctgggtactgactataagggcaagcctatggtatttgatgcgcaatgttggaacttcattctgagagtgagttttGTGTTTATCCCTGTGTTTATTTATGTAAATTCTGACAGGAGTGAAAAggagatttctttgttgtgagggcaaaCTAGGTATATTGCTAATCACTGACTTATTCggatagtgtgatttgggtatgtgttgggttgttattgctaaaattcttgccatatcttgatcctcgtgagttgcatgggtgttttcaataatagatacagttgctcttaatttgactgaccttggagatggtgcataTATTCTGAACTGATATAATAGTTAGCTGCCaacttgtactttgtatactcttgATTATATtctggttgcttgaggacaagcaattgtttaagttgagggtgttgatgtgtgagcctatgctaacacatttaaagtttttaactctaaataattgcaaaatcatgagcaactttagtcgtttttattagtttactttgattttgcagtaaaagtagagaagaaggagaaccacaaataaaggaagcaaaaagcataaaatcggaagcaaataaagaacaaagggtggctgacgacatccatgacacgccgCCATCCTGatgataggctgtcaaggatgtCGTTAACCTTAAACAGAGAATAAGATTTGTTGTAACATTGTGATGGCATatcgtgataaggcgtcagagttgtgataagacTTCAGGATCaccatcaaccttaggcagaaattctcaaaatagaagaggagctgacgacatccatgacgcgccgtcagactcctgataggaCGTCATTATCGCCGTCAGCCTGAGACAACAAAAGCCAAACTTAAAGATAATCTGACGAcgtctgtgataggccatcaaactCTGGATGGGCCATCACGAGCGCCGTCATCTATTCcgaagaaaatctaaactttaattttatttccttatttagggttaactatttaaaccttgttttagtttttttcttatgATTGATTCGATCATTATCTATTGACATATCCCATAAGAGAGAAGAtatgatttttctctctctcttctaagATGAATATTTTGGAgctttgccttgtgattcaattcaaagtatacttttgattttcttcatcattgtaagttaatccttttagttatgaattcaatttgcatacttgatcatgagtggctaaacacctatAACCTAgatcatgggatctagggttaggtcatgataaggtgttaaatactcaagatttaataggtgttaggatttcttggtaattctgagattataatttacgtatgttggttgcaaatagtaggcgTACCAACTTTGGTttgcttaagaaagaaatcataaacagtaagaagtaaattatcaatagggactcagaaaggcttcatttaataatcagcgctataACAAgattgattaacctgaggtaaaatctggacagtgcatagcgattccctaagtccgagaggattagcaaattagacgcttgaataggtcgagagacatttgagcatatcatcgataaagatagcttgtgatcctaaccaccgtgagagtcttaagtaaattttagcatctgtcatgtaccgtaagccctagtgacataatcctagttatttcataaaatcttggttacaaacatcaaattcaaagtgacaatcaattatctgcaaaacttaaaccccatttcaggaaacattaaactaccagtgaattaaatcgtaaacaacttgagttcatactttattccctgtgggattcgaccccaacctatttgggttttatattgacaacgatcacttacacccattcaagagtataatttgagcgttatcaatacctaggactcgatagcataaattatatgacatggcacaatcttaaaacatgataaataactacctgatcatcattcattcatagggacattctatcaaacacttgcatgacatgaactagaatacatgctaacatggtataatttcattatttaattctcatgaataattcatcaaacacttgaaggacataatctatgcacatgaaactaaaacaacatgtacatATCATAGTTCAATTCCATATTTACAACTTCAAGGTTTTAAACATAGTTTTGTATGATAATACACACATATCAATCAATTACACATgaatcttgtagtaaatcatgaactagaaaccccattaacatggtaatcatggacacattcaaattcaaccatgaatttCAGCAAACTATGTCCCATAACccctattttattattattattatggaatGTGATCATGTGTTTTATGATTAACTTTGATAAcagtattttttatcctttttcttgaGTTGTATGCCAGTACTAACCATAATGACCATCCCCAGAcactatattatttcatgatgtaggttcgaaGGACTTTTCTTGTGACTCTATGCAGCATTATGTTGTTCGTTACCCTATTGGATAGCTTGTGAGAAGTGGTGATCCCTCCATCATCCGGAATGCCTTGTTATTTTTAGTCACACTATCCTTCTTgttatttggtttttcttttggTATATTTGGGGTCACGTTTCAACTTAGTGGATGTTCAAGGATGAAGGGTTTGCAGACGATATTGGATTGTTGTtcttttggatttggttttgaatcatgaattttatttttatggtatATTCAATCTTTCATTTTATGGATTGACTTCcacatttttcttatttcactaTGCTTATGATGAAAGTCTAAGGGACCATCTCAGATCTTGATTGGCTTGGGgtgcccgtcacggccagggctcCTATTCGGATCATGACATTACTTCTTTCAATCATTTTTAATTAGATAAAAGTATACAAattcaactatatatatatacatatatacatgccTCAACCTAAACTAATTTCTGTCAATAAACATGTGACTTAATTTATTTCGCTGaaatgcccccccccccccccccaatttcacattttttttaattttcttgctTATATTGATTGCTTTGACTTTGCATTTGATACTTTACcctttacatttattttttttcctttattatttttttaatctttttgtcTCCTTTTATCAACTACTAAAGATATCATTcgataatattttattatttatttccttcattttgcTGTcttctttttggtcatttttcccttaattgtttttacttttttcattaattcatattctatttatttttttgttcctttttatatttgtactttattttaagaacaattaaaaaaactaaaaatatgaactaattattttattttatttttaattcaaagaTGGGCTTAGCCCgtttattaaaacaaaaaaaccAAGATCTTTACATGACCGGGACCAAAAGTGACCTAGTACAACTAAAACCAATATGtccaaaagaaaaaatttgaaactagATTAGGAAGCCTTGAAGCTTCGAGAAAGCCCAGAGTTTCTTCATTTTTCGATGATGATGTTGCGTGGTCCCTCCGGTGATTAGTTCCATTGCTCAAGACCTTCCAAGCTAAGATTTTCTCAAACACTTCTTTTCTTCCTCAGCTACgaattcaaaaataaagtatttaactTTTGATCTTGTTTCAGGAGTCACTGAAGCAACACATAGTGTTACTATTAATGGTTCTCTCTAGAAATGGCTCCAAGGGTATGCCTCTTTTCAAACaaacttaaaactttaaaatcaatctcATCTTACTAAACTCATATATAGCTTCTAAGTAACTTTGGACCGATTACACTTCAAGTCACCTAAATCTCTCACCAGGTGTTGTGTAATTGGTTCCAGTGGAATAGGATTCCAAGTAACTTAGCTATAATTAGTTCATGCAAGCTTCAAATTTGATTATTCCACTAAATTAAAGATTTCtagttgtttgttttgattgctCCTTTTCAAAGTGTTGAAATTTGATGAGATTAATATCACCTTCACATTAGATTAAATAAACCTAATTACCCTAGTAATCTTACAATTTGTACGGTTGAAAAtgttttcttttgtatcaacTAAATGTGAACCTGAATTTCTCTACATTTTGTAGTGTGTTAGTGCCTCCcttgtatttctttttttctgttCTTGGGAGTAAATATATTCCTGTGTTGTTTCTACTTTAATCTGATGCCTGCTGACtcaattttcttttccttaaatATGGCAAAATTTGTGTCTCCTGCACTATAAATGCTCTTGCTCTTGCTGGTGACTCcaaaaatttgttaaaaatttttATATCTGCAAAGCTAAAACACCAGTTAGCTAAAGAATCTGCCAGAAAAGGAAATTCTCTATATATGTGATGTACTCTAATTTGTCCCCTCTCCATCATCTCTCTAATACTTCTTATGATTCCCCTTATACTCCGAGGAACATCCCATTCCCCTTTGTCCATTTTTGTCAAAGCTAGTAAGTTAGTTTGAAGTACTAGAGGTAAAAACTAATGTTGCATGCAATATAAGAATCTCTCCCTCATAGCCAATTCCTCAgcatagtgtaacaccccaagtctgtaccccgaacactatacggtgcttataatcccgaaggactataagctaacccatgactagtacctgctgtaatGACTGAATACCACTACTATAAAATATGGAATTTAGGTGGAAAtagccgtaaggttcaaaactaaaaatcaattaCTGAATAAAGAAATCAATACTGTAAACTGAACATTTNNNNNNNNNNNNNNNNNNNNNNNNNNNNNNNNNNNNNNNNNNNNNNNNNNNNNNNNNNNNNNNNNNNNNNNNNNNNNNNNNNNNNNNNNNNNNNNNNNNNNNNNNNNNNNNNNNNNNNNNNNNNNNNNNNNNNNNNNNNNNNNNNNNNNNNNNNNNNNNNNNNNNNNNNNNNNNNNNNNNNNNNNNNNNNNNNNNNNNNNNNNNNNNNNNNNNNNNNNNNNNNNNNNNNNNNNNNNNNNNNNNNNNNNNNNNNNNNNNNNNNNNNNNNNNNNNNNNNNNNNNNNNNNNNNNNNNNNNNNNNNNNNNNNNNNNNNNNNNNNNNNNNNNNNNNNNNNNNNNNNNNNNNNNNNNNNNNNNNNNNNNNNNNNNNNNNNNNNNNNNNNNNNNNNNNNNNNNNNNNNNNNNNNNNNNNNNNNNNNNNNNNNNNNNNNNNNNNNNNNNNNNNNNNNNNNNNNNNNNNNNNNNNNNNNNNNNNNNNNNNNNNNNNNNNNNNNNNNNNNNNNNNNNNNNNNNNNNNNNNNNNNNNNNNNNNNNNNNNNNNNNNNNNNNNNNNNNNNNNNNNNNNNNNNNNNNNNNNNNNNNNNNNNNNNNNNNNNNNNNNNNNNNNNNNNNNNNNNNNNNNNNNNNNNNNNNNNNNNNNNNNNNNNNNNNNNNNNNNNNNNNNNNNNNNNNNNNNNNNNNNNNNNNNNNNNNNNNNNNNNNNNNNNNNNNNNNNNNNNNNNNNNNNNNNNNNNNNNNNNNNNNNNNNNNNNNNNNNNNNNNNNNNNNNNNNNNNNNNNNNNNNNNNNNNNNNNNNNNNNNNNNNNNNNNNNNNNNNNNNNNNNNNNNNNNNNNNNNNNNNNNNNNNNNNNNNNNNNNNNNNNNNNNNNNNNNNNNNNNNNNNNNNNNNNNNNNNNNNNNNNNNNNNNNNNNNNNNNNNNNNNNNNNNNNNNNNNNNNNNNNNNNNNNNNNNNNNNNNNNNNNNNNNNNNNNNNNNNNNNNNNNNNNNNNNNNNNNNNNNNNNNNNNNNNNNNNNNNNNNNNNNNNNNNNNNNNNNNNNNNNNNNNNNNNNNNNNNNNNNNNNNNNNNNNNNNNNNNNNNNNNNNNNNNNNNNNNNNNNNNNNNNNNNNNNNNNNNNNNNNNNNNNNNNNNNNNNNNNNNNNNNNNNNNNNNNNNNNNNNNNNNNNNNNNNNNNNNNNNNNNNNNNNNNNNNNNNNNNNNNNNNNNNNNNNNNNNNNNNNNNNNNNNNNNNNNNNNNNNNNNNNNNNNNNNNNNNNNNNNNNNNNNNNNNNNNNNNNNNNNNNNNNNNNNNNNNNNNNNNNNNNNNNNNNNNNNNNNNNNNNNNNNNNNNNNNNNNNNNNNNNNNNNNNNNNNNNNNNNNNNNNNNNNNNNNNNNNNNNNNNNNNNNNNNNNNNNNNNNNNNNNNNNNNNNNNNNNNNNNNNNNNNNNNNNNNNNNNNNNNNNNNNNNNNNNNNNNNNNNNNNNNNNNNNNNNNNNNNNNNNNNNNNNNNNNNNNNNNNNNNNNNNNNNNNNNNNNNNNNNNNNNNNNNNNNNNNNNNNNNNNNNNNNNNNNNNNNNNNNNNNNNNNNNNNNNNNNNNNNNNNNNNNNNNNNNNNNNNNNNNNNNNNNNNNNNNNNNNNNNNNNNNNNNNNNNNNNNNNNNNNNNNNNNNNNNNNNNNNNNNNNNNNNNNNNNNNNNNNNNNNNNNNNNNNNNNNNNNNNNNNNNNNNNNNNNNNNNNNNNNNNNNNNNNNNNNNNNNNNNNNNNNNNNNNNNNNNNNNNNNNNNNNNNNNNNNNNNNNNNNNNNNNNNNNNNNNNNNNNNNNNNNNNNNNNNNNNNNNNNNNNNNNNNNNNNNNNNNNNNNNNNNNNNNNNNNNNNNNNNNNNNNNNNNNNNNNNNNNNNNNNNNNNNNNNNNNNNNNNNNNNNNNNNNNNNNNNNNNNNNNNNNNNNNNNNNNNNNNNNNNNNNNNNNNNNNNNNNNNNNNNNNNNNNNNNNNNNNNNNNNNNNNNNNNNNNNNNNNNNNNNNNNNNNNNNNNNNNNNNNNNNNNNNNNNNNNNNNNNNNNNNNNNNNNNNNNNNNNNNNNNNNNNNNNNNNNNNNNNNNNNNNNNNNNNNNNNNNNNNNNNNNNNNNNNNNNNNNNNNNNNNNNNNNNNNNNNNNNNNNNNNNNNNNNNNNNNNNNNNNNNNNNNNNNNNNNNNNNNNNNNNNNNNNNNNNNNNNNNNNNNNNNNNNNNNNNNNNNNNNNNNNNNNNNNNNNNNNNNNNNNNNNNNNNNNNNNNNNNNNNNNNNNNNNNNNNNNNNNNNNNNNNNNNNNNNNNNNNNNNNNNNNNNNNNNNNNNNNNNNNNNNNNNNNNNNNNNNNNNNNNNNNNNNNNNNNNNNNNNNNNNNNNNNNNNNNNNNNNNNNNNNNNNNNNNNNNNNNNNNNNNNNNNNNNNNNNNNNNNNNNNNNNNNNNNNNNNNNNNNNNNNNNNNNNNNNNNNNNNNNNNNNNNNNNNNNNNNNNNNNNNNNNNNNNNNNNNNNNNNNNNNNNNNNNNNNNNNNNNNNNNNNNNNNNNNNNNNNNNNNNNNNNNNNNNNNNNNNNNNNNNNNNNNNNNNNNNNNNNNNNNNNNNNNNNNNNNNNNNNNNNNNNNNNNNNNNNNNNNNNNNNNNNNNNNNNNNNNNNNNNNNNNNNNNNNNNNNNNNNNNNNNNNNNNNNNNNNNNNNNNNNNNNNNNNNNNNNNNNNNNNNNNNNNNNNNNNNNNNNNNNNNNNNNNNNNNNNNNNNNNNNNNNNNNNNNNNNNNNNNNNNNNNNNNNNNNNNNNNNNNNNNNNNNNNNNNNNNNNNNNNNNNNNNNNNNNNNNNNNNNNNNNNNNNNNNNNNNNNNNNNNNNNNNNNNNNNNNNNNNNNNNNNNNNNNNNNNNNNNNNNNNNNNNNNNNNNNNNNNNNNNNNNNNNNNNNNNNNNNNNNNNNNNNNNNNNNNNNNNNNNNNNNNNNNNNN of the Capsicum annuum cultivar UCD-10X-F1 chromosome 11, UCD10Xv1.1, whole genome shotgun sequence genome contains:
- the LOC124888843 gene encoding glutamic acid-rich protein-like, coding for MTTVSEQEGPEKCDYEQHESEHADSDKEDQKGSKESEFKETASRAEDIYIAGLQKTDRGNVKRPIQEEKKIIMKGLNRYPKVEKKFKERLPKKKKKKREKKGKDNREEPDSEEERRVKKKAKKKTEKEELKKARLESLANTEK